One Luteibacter aegosomaticola genomic window carries:
- a CDS encoding pilin yields MKNVQKGFTLIELMIVVAIIAILAAIAIPQYQNYLIRTQVSEGVNLADGAKTALAEFRNNTGRWPSTQASAGLPPVGSIKGKYVTQLDVETTPGKIAVTFGNEANAKLTDGTAKILVLSGTDEAGSITWSCKSGAGTTVPDQYLPTVCRN; encoded by the coding sequence ATGAAGAACGTCCAGAAGGGCTTCACGCTCATCGAACTGATGATCGTGGTCGCCATCATCGCGATCCTGGCTGCTATCGCCATCCCGCAGTACCAGAACTACTTGATCCGTACGCAGGTCTCGGAAGGTGTGAACCTGGCTGATGGCGCGAAGACTGCTCTCGCCGAGTTCCGCAACAACACCGGTCGCTGGCCGTCGACCCAGGCCTCGGCTGGCCTGCCGCCGGTAGGCTCGATCAAGGGCAAGTACGTGACCCAGCTCGACGTCGAAACGACTCCGGGCAAGATCGCTGTGACCTTCGGTAACGAAGCGAACGCCAAGCTCACCGACGGTACCGCCAAGATCCTCGTCCTGTCGGGCACCGACGAAGCCGGCTCGATTACGTGGAGCTGCAAGTCGGGCGCTGGCACCACGGTGCCGGACCAGTACCTGCCGACTGTTTGCCGCAACTAA
- a CDS encoding DegT/DnrJ/EryC1/StrS family aminotransferase, producing the protein MNTSQPIPEHAESSSIKVAQRRADLAVEGAPPAFDTALHVGGPNVGDRDLFMRHVGEMFDRRWFSNNGPLVQEFEQRLCKELGVRHCVAMCNGTIALEIAIRALGMEGEVIVPSYTFVATAHALHWQGITPVFADIDPHTHALDPDAVRRMITPRTSGIIGVHLWGRPAPANELQAVADEHGLHLMFDAAHAFACTYQGKKIGSLGRCEVFSFHATKFFNTFEGGAVTTNDDELAEAMRLMRNFGFAGYDNVVHPGTNGKMVEICAAMGLANLDAVHDIVNVNRRNHELYTSHLRGVAGVSILPMAEGEESNYQYVVLQVGEDATTTRDQLVEILQAENILARKYFWPGCHRMKPYRDLFPNAALMLPETTRIAERVIVLPTGTHVSEKAVASICSIIRVAVNGH; encoded by the coding sequence ATGAACACCTCCCAGCCGATTCCGGAACATGCCGAATCCAGCTCAATAAAAGTCGCGCAACGGCGGGCCGACCTGGCCGTGGAGGGGGCCCCACCGGCGTTCGACACAGCCCTGCACGTGGGAGGGCCGAACGTCGGCGATCGCGACCTGTTCATGCGCCACGTAGGCGAGATGTTCGACCGCCGCTGGTTCAGCAACAACGGTCCACTGGTTCAGGAATTTGAGCAGCGCCTTTGTAAAGAGCTAGGCGTTCGGCATTGCGTTGCCATGTGCAATGGCACAATCGCGCTCGAGATCGCTATACGCGCGCTCGGCATGGAAGGTGAAGTCATCGTTCCGTCGTACACGTTCGTTGCTACGGCACACGCTCTGCATTGGCAGGGCATCACACCTGTTTTCGCGGACATCGATCCGCATACCCACGCTTTAGATCCCGATGCTGTGCGGCGCATGATTACGCCGCGCACCAGCGGCATTATTGGCGTGCACCTATGGGGCCGCCCCGCACCTGCAAACGAGCTTCAAGCCGTTGCGGATGAACACGGCCTGCATCTCATGTTTGACGCTGCGCACGCGTTCGCCTGCACTTATCAGGGGAAGAAGATCGGCTCGCTTGGGCGCTGCGAAGTATTCAGCTTCCACGCAACGAAGTTCTTCAACACATTCGAGGGCGGGGCCGTTACCACGAACGATGACGAACTTGCCGAAGCGATGCGGTTGATGCGCAACTTCGGCTTCGCCGGCTACGACAACGTTGTTCACCCAGGAACAAACGGGAAAATGGTGGAAATCTGTGCTGCCATGGGACTGGCGAATCTGGATGCCGTTCATGACATTGTGAACGTGAACCGCCGAAACCATGAACTCTACACCTCTCATCTCCGAGGGGTAGCGGGTGTGTCCATTCTCCCGATGGCAGAAGGCGAGGAAAGCAATTACCAGTATGTCGTCCTGCAGGTTGGCGAAGACGCTACCACCACGCGCGACCAACTGGTCGAAATACTCCAAGCCGAGAACATTCTCGCGCGCAAGTACTTCTGGCCAGGTTGTCATCGCATGAAACCCTATCGCGATCTTTTCCCAAATGCCGCATTGATGCTTCCGGAAACCACACGGATTGCCGAGCGCGTCATCGTTCTTCCTACAGGCACGCATGTTAGCGAAAAGGCTGTTGCCAGCATCTGCTCAATTATTCGCGTGGCCGTAAATGGTCACTGA
- a CDS encoding tetratricopeptide repeat protein yields the protein MSFLATLDRRLPSWLCLLLTLVVAGAVYLPGVQGPYVFDDYPNIVDNDGVHPGDWSPPSLITAALSSPSSEFKRPLASLSFAVNYLLGGANPAGMKATNIGIHLLNGVALFFLMRLLFAGAVRPPTRTDSRNAVIVTLAWLILPINLTAVLYIVQRMESMANLCVLLGLLGYVAGRRSMIANRRGFTAAVASILFATAIGVLAKETAILTPLYAGLVEWIVFRGQGAANSVDAARTRRVIIGLYIVILALPLVAGLLFIGPSLLAQSTWAPRNFTMTERLLSECRIVADYIEWTLLPTPTSLSFYHDDFTISRGWLAPWTTFASALFLAGLLTLALWQRRRRPLVSLGICVFFACHLLTATIIPLELIYEHRNYPASMGLALAFVAYLRGTSQDTARPPVAAPVAILVITIALAYWTGLTAYTAWRWRDPASLNIELANRAPESPRAQYELGRTMVILSHYDASSPYAALVDPPLKRAAALPGASILPEQALIFFEARMHRPIDDTLWTSMTQKLRTHPVGIEDESALISLTTCKLQGLCDLPNDRMVTAYLAALSHPNPRARLLAAYADLAWHSLGDRELAFKMLQNAVSAEPSEPAYRLTLARRALSLGRPDEARRQLAGLQRLDIGGRLAEDIRSLHHAIDATPARPSTSATP from the coding sequence ATGTCATTTCTTGCCACGCTCGACCGCCGCCTCCCCTCGTGGCTTTGCCTGCTCCTAACCTTGGTGGTCGCTGGTGCCGTGTACCTGCCAGGCGTGCAGGGGCCGTACGTTTTCGACGACTACCCGAACATCGTCGATAACGATGGCGTTCACCCCGGGGATTGGTCGCCACCGTCATTGATTACGGCCGCGCTATCTTCGCCATCAAGCGAGTTCAAGCGGCCGCTCGCATCGCTGAGTTTCGCTGTGAACTACCTGCTAGGCGGCGCCAATCCTGCGGGCATGAAAGCGACCAACATAGGAATTCACCTCCTCAATGGCGTCGCTCTTTTCTTCTTGATGCGCTTGTTGTTCGCCGGCGCGGTGCGCCCCCCCACGCGCACTGATTCACGAAATGCAGTGATCGTCACCCTAGCCTGGCTGATCCTGCCGATAAACCTGACCGCAGTCCTGTACATCGTTCAGCGCATGGAGAGCATGGCCAACTTGTGCGTGCTGCTGGGGCTCCTCGGTTACGTTGCTGGCCGCCGCTCGATGATTGCGAACCGCCGCGGTTTCACCGCCGCTGTGGCCAGCATCCTTTTTGCTACCGCCATCGGCGTACTCGCCAAGGAGACCGCGATACTCACCCCTCTCTATGCAGGACTGGTAGAGTGGATCGTATTCCGCGGACAGGGGGCCGCGAATTCCGTGGACGCCGCGCGGACGCGCCGCGTCATCATTGGGTTATATATCGTTATTCTGGCGCTGCCACTCGTCGCCGGCCTCTTGTTCATCGGGCCATCGCTGCTCGCCCAGAGCACCTGGGCCCCCCGAAACTTTACGATGACCGAGCGCCTCCTGAGCGAGTGCCGTATCGTCGCCGACTATATCGAATGGACGTTGCTACCCACGCCGACGAGCCTTTCGTTCTACCACGACGACTTCACCATCTCGCGAGGCTGGCTGGCACCGTGGACGACATTCGCCAGCGCACTTTTCCTCGCAGGTTTATTGACTCTCGCGCTGTGGCAGCGCCGCCGCCGGCCTTTGGTATCGCTTGGTATCTGCGTGTTCTTCGCATGCCATCTGCTGACCGCGACGATCATCCCACTTGAACTAATCTATGAGCACCGCAACTACCCAGCCAGCATGGGCCTGGCACTGGCGTTCGTCGCATACTTGCGCGGCACTTCACAGGATACTGCGCGTCCGCCAGTAGCAGCACCGGTCGCGATACTGGTGATCACCATCGCACTCGCTTACTGGACCGGGCTAACTGCCTACACTGCATGGCGATGGCGTGATCCAGCAAGCCTCAACATCGAACTGGCAAATCGCGCGCCAGAGTCCCCGCGCGCGCAGTATGAACTCGGTCGCACCATGGTGATCCTGTCACACTATGATGCTTCGTCGCCCTATGCAGCCCTCGTAGATCCGCCGCTCAAGCGTGCCGCCGCGCTACCTGGGGCATCCATCCTTCCAGAGCAGGCCCTGATCTTCTTCGAAGCGCGCATGCATCGTCCTATCGACGACACGCTCTGGACCTCAATGACGCAGAAGCTGCGCACGCATCCAGTCGGCATCGAGGATGAAAGTGCCCTGATCTCTCTGACCACCTGTAAGCTCCAGGGCCTGTGCGACCTGCCCAACGATCGTATGGTCACGGCATATCTTGCTGCGCTGAGCCATCCCAACCCGCGTGCGCGCTTGCTTGCCGCTTACGCTGATCTCGCATGGCATAGCCTGGGAGACCGGGAACTGGCCTTTAAGATGCTACAGAACGCCGTTAGCGCTGAGCCTTCGGAACCGGCATATCGCCTCACCCTGGCGCGTCGCGCCCTCTCTTTAGGGCGGCCGGATGAGGCCAGGCGCCAACTGGCCGGCCTACAGCGCCTGGACATTGGAGGCCGCCTTGCCGAGGACATCCGTTCGCTTCACCATGCGATCGATGCTACCCCAGCCCGACCGTCAACGAGTGCCACGCCATGA
- a CDS encoding lipopolysaccharide biosynthesis protein, translating to MMSTEGFRIQRAARWSGAEIGLRYVFQLSVMIGLARLVDPSAFGAIAMVTVFTALGTVFVDSGTGMALVQKQHTTIEEETSTFFLNLTISLVMCALLIACSPEIARFYGRPELQPFCIAMAFIFPLNGLAVVPDAILTQQLRFDLRTRVEVVSSIISGLAALIAAMAHLSAWALVWQALTSIGSRAALLYVVSGWRPRGRPSAVAIRAVTSFGGYMLLAGLIDTAYTRVQALLIGRRFSAGDVGQYSLAQNTQQAPTSFVAALLNRLGLPLLSSIRHDLSGARALLDAGMKLGLFAFMPAMGALAVLAEPTVAVVYGPRWSQAGAVLSVLALGSMPWPAHVLNLVAMNSQGRPRLVLHVEIAKKAIAVALLVLAAPYGLIAIAWSTVAASTVSFFLNAWFVGRLMQYGIVPQARAILWSLLPTGAAATLAWWCEGHLPSGLTSVIAAWLAAAGGALVVAALIKHPALTSVRRLMPSLRRTQHASNDHVES from the coding sequence ATGATGTCAACCGAAGGATTCAGAATACAGCGCGCAGCCCGCTGGAGCGGTGCGGAGATTGGGCTGCGCTATGTCTTCCAGCTTAGCGTAATGATCGGCCTTGCCCGCCTCGTCGATCCGTCGGCATTTGGCGCCATCGCCATGGTCACCGTATTCACAGCGCTGGGCACTGTGTTCGTCGATTCGGGCACGGGCATGGCCCTCGTGCAGAAGCAGCACACCACAATCGAAGAAGAAACGTCGACATTCTTCCTGAATCTCACAATCTCCCTTGTAATGTGCGCGCTGCTCATCGCTTGCTCACCAGAGATCGCGCGATTCTATGGACGTCCCGAACTGCAGCCATTCTGCATCGCAATGGCGTTCATATTTCCACTAAATGGCCTTGCTGTTGTCCCGGACGCCATTCTCACGCAACAGCTCCGATTCGACCTTCGCACGCGGGTCGAGGTGGTCAGCTCGATCATCTCTGGCTTGGCGGCGCTGATTGCGGCAATGGCTCACCTGAGCGCATGGGCGCTCGTATGGCAAGCACTCACCTCTATCGGTTCACGCGCCGCCCTGCTGTATGTGGTGTCGGGCTGGCGGCCTCGAGGGCGACCGTCGGCCGTTGCCATCCGGGCAGTGACTTCGTTTGGTGGGTACATGCTATTGGCCGGCTTGATTGATACGGCCTATACGCGTGTACAGGCGCTCTTGATTGGCCGGCGCTTCTCAGCCGGGGACGTTGGCCAGTACTCGCTGGCGCAGAACACACAGCAGGCGCCCACCTCATTTGTTGCCGCGTTACTTAATCGTCTCGGCCTTCCGCTGCTTTCGTCAATACGGCATGACCTGTCGGGCGCGCGTGCCCTGCTTGATGCGGGCATGAAGCTCGGTCTGTTCGCATTCATGCCTGCCATGGGAGCGCTTGCAGTGCTGGCCGAGCCTACGGTCGCTGTGGTTTACGGCCCGCGGTGGAGCCAGGCAGGCGCCGTATTGTCGGTCCTCGCATTGGGGTCAATGCCCTGGCCCGCTCATGTACTAAACCTGGTCGCCATGAATTCACAAGGACGGCCACGCCTTGTCCTCCACGTTGAGATCGCAAAGAAGGCGATAGCGGTAGCGCTGTTGGTGTTGGCGGCCCCTTACGGCCTTATCGCTATAGCATGGTCGACTGTAGCCGCCAGTACCGTGTCGTTCTTTCTGAACGCATGGTTTGTCGGCCGCCTGATGCAGTACGGAATCGTGCCGCAGGCTCGTGCCATTCTGTGGTCCTTGCTTCCGACCGGAGCTGCCGCGACGCTCGCGTGGTGGTGTGAGGGCCACCTGCCGTCGGGACTGACCTCGGTGATCGCCGCCTGGCTTGCCGCCGCTGGCGGCGCTCTCGTCGTCGCCGCCTTGATCAAGCACCCTGCGCTAACCTCTGTGCGTCGCCTCATGCCGTCGCTTAGGCGCACGCAACATGCAAGTAATGACCATGTCGAATCCTGA
- a CDS encoding tetratricopeptide repeat protein, protein MRLDRPIVLFILASALVFLFTGAIYAAGATGGFVFDDWGNLPALGAQGPISNSASFLRYITAGTADPTGRPLSLLSFLIDGHDWPTAPLPFKRTNILLHLFNGALLAALLWRLGDAMGIHRPRRAFAAWFGSATWLLHPLFVSTTLYVVQREAMLTGTFMLLGMHAWLSTRRQACNGSGGIASIACTLFAFTILAFLSKANGILLPFLVCITEACLPTVEQHADRYRRRLFIACAPWVAAVVLGLAWYAVHGIENASAEFRGWTIGQRLMTEPTVLWIYLGQLFLFVPVTGSVFHDQYTAATDWLHPWWTLPAAMSMVVMIMLAWRCRRRYAAPALAVLFFVVGHLVESTSLPLELYFEHRNYVPAFLLFWPIGLALGAVGRRNLIAAASILVLAGAGSITWSLTRLWSAPVLQAITWANQAPDSARAQAYAAQMDAAGGHTQRAIDRLAPRIHDFQAEPQVMLTMLSLKCSNATIRPEDVDRARYSLEHTPRDPGKLLLNWVTASLQETRLRPCQGLDHAALASILDAASTNPRINALPGRQQDIEHARGALALADGNATVARMHFDKALTLDPRPEPALEQAAMLGQAGAPHLAVGHLDYYDTLPQPQPRGISAGMAWIHDKVLAHQHYWEKEFSHLRSVLVHDEKRHNE, encoded by the coding sequence GTGCGCCTAGATCGCCCCATTGTCCTGTTTATCCTGGCAAGCGCCCTTGTCTTCCTATTTACGGGGGCAATCTATGCTGCGGGGGCGACCGGCGGATTTGTCTTCGATGACTGGGGAAATCTTCCCGCATTGGGTGCGCAAGGCCCCATCTCGAATTCAGCATCGTTCTTGAGGTACATCACCGCCGGCACCGCCGACCCGACGGGACGCCCTCTTTCGCTGCTCTCGTTCCTCATTGATGGACATGACTGGCCCACCGCGCCGCTTCCGTTCAAACGAACGAACATCCTGCTGCACCTTTTCAACGGAGCCCTCCTCGCCGCGCTCCTCTGGCGCCTTGGCGACGCCATGGGCATACACCGCCCACGGCGCGCGTTTGCGGCGTGGTTTGGAAGTGCCACCTGGCTCCTGCATCCGCTGTTTGTTTCCACGACGCTCTACGTAGTGCAACGCGAAGCCATGCTCACGGGCACATTCATGCTCCTTGGCATGCATGCGTGGCTGAGCACTCGTCGCCAGGCATGCAACGGAAGCGGAGGCATTGCCAGCATCGCGTGCACACTTTTCGCATTTACTATCCTCGCCTTCCTTTCCAAGGCGAATGGAATCCTGCTTCCTTTCCTCGTTTGCATAACCGAGGCGTGTTTGCCCACGGTTGAACAACACGCGGACCGGTATCGTCGCAGGTTATTCATCGCTTGCGCCCCGTGGGTAGCGGCGGTTGTGCTCGGCCTGGCTTGGTATGCCGTCCACGGTATAGAAAACGCATCGGCGGAGTTCAGGGGCTGGACCATCGGGCAACGCCTGATGACAGAGCCCACCGTGTTGTGGATCTATCTCGGGCAGCTCTTCCTCTTCGTACCGGTAACAGGTAGCGTTTTCCACGACCAGTATACGGCTGCGACCGACTGGCTCCATCCGTGGTGGACGCTCCCTGCGGCCATGTCGATGGTGGTCATGATCATGCTGGCCTGGCGGTGTCGCAGGCGCTACGCCGCGCCCGCCCTTGCCGTCCTGTTTTTCGTCGTCGGGCACCTCGTCGAGTCAACATCTCTGCCGCTTGAGTTGTACTTCGAGCACAGGAACTACGTACCAGCCTTCCTGCTGTTCTGGCCTATTGGGTTGGCTTTGGGCGCCGTGGGCCGCCGAAACCTCATTGCGGCAGCAAGCATCCTGGTACTCGCGGGAGCCGGTTCCATTACCTGGAGCCTGACCCGACTCTGGAGCGCTCCCGTGCTCCAAGCCATCACCTGGGCCAATCAGGCCCCCGATTCCGCGCGCGCGCAGGCCTATGCCGCCCAGATGGATGCGGCTGGCGGCCATACGCAGCGAGCAATCGACAGGTTGGCGCCCCGAATACACGACTTTCAAGCCGAACCCCAGGTCATGCTGACCATGCTCAGCCTGAAGTGCAGCAATGCGACAATCAGACCTGAAGATGTTGACCGCGCGCGCTACTCGCTGGAGCACACGCCGCGCGACCCAGGAAAGCTACTGCTCAACTGGGTCACCGCTTCTCTGCAAGAAACCAGGCTACGCCCCTGTCAAGGTCTCGACCATGCCGCACTGGCATCCATTCTGGACGCGGCGTCAACAAACCCTCGGATTAATGCCCTGCCAGGTCGCCAACAAGACATCGAGCACGCTCGCGGCGCGCTCGCACTGGCCGATGGCAATGCCACCGTGGCCCGGATGCACTTCGATAAGGCCCTCACCCTGGATCCACGTCCCGAGCCGGCCCTGGAACAAGCGGCGATGTTAGGGCAAGCCGGTGCGCCACATCTTGCCGTCGGCCACCTTGACTACTACGACACGCTACCCCAACCCCAGCCCCGGGGAATATCGGCAGGGATGGCTTGGATCCACGACAAGGTCCTAGCCCATCAACACTACTGGGAGAAGGAGTTCTCACACCTGCGCAGCGTCTTAGTTCATGACGAAAAACGTCATAATGAGTAA
- a CDS encoding NeuD/PglB/VioB family sugar acetyltransferase — protein MVTETRRQERLAIVGTGGHAREIAWLAESCGYARDALVFLVDETYFTHRRINGILVETFESGACDGFPCVVAIGDPTARAAVRARCTARDMRIASLVAPDTILHDTVHLAPGVVIAPGAVITVNVSLGEDVHVNVCASISHDVSIGRFSTLSPGARIAGHVHIGESVFIGANATIINGTPDKPLLIGDRAIIAAGACVIGPVAQGETVVGVPARSRG, from the coding sequence ATGGTCACTGAGACTCGCCGTCAAGAGCGCCTCGCCATCGTTGGCACGGGGGGGCATGCCCGGGAAATCGCCTGGCTAGCCGAATCATGTGGCTACGCACGCGATGCACTCGTCTTCCTTGTTGATGAGACTTACTTCACTCATCGCCGCATCAACGGCATTCTTGTCGAAACCTTTGAAAGTGGCGCCTGTGACGGATTTCCGTGCGTGGTCGCCATTGGCGATCCGACGGCGCGCGCTGCTGTCCGTGCGCGCTGCACTGCGCGTGATATGCGCATCGCGTCCCTTGTTGCCCCAGACACGATCTTGCACGATACCGTCCACCTTGCCCCAGGCGTCGTCATCGCGCCAGGGGCTGTCATTACCGTGAACGTCTCGCTTGGTGAAGATGTGCACGTGAACGTATGCGCATCGATTTCCCACGATGTGAGCATAGGTCGCTTCAGCACACTTTCACCCGGAGCACGCATCGCCGGTCACGTACACATTGGCGAGTCCGTCTTCATTGGCGCAAACGCCACCATAATCAACGGTACACCGGATAAGCCGCTCCTGATCGGCGATCGCGCGATCATCGCCGCGGGCGCGTGCGTGATCGGCCCTGTTGCACAGGGCGAGACGGTTGTGGGCGTTCCCGCTCGCTCACGCGGTTAG
- a CDS encoding pilin, with the protein MRPISRRDVAGFTLIELMIVVAIIAILAAIAIPQYRGYLVRTQVSEGLTLATGAKAAVWEFRTNTGYFPTNNASAGLPTGASINGKYVDTVSLQDGGIIKVTYATPDANAVLTGENLILSPLDTGGAISWRCRGTISPQYLPTACRGE; encoded by the coding sequence ATGCGTCCGATTTCGCGGCGAGATGTCGCTGGCTTCACCCTCATCGAATTGATGATCGTAGTAGCGATTATCGCGATCCTGGCGGCTATTGCGATTCCGCAATATCGCGGGTACCTGGTTCGAACGCAGGTGTCCGAGGGGCTCACGCTCGCCACCGGTGCCAAGGCCGCCGTGTGGGAATTCAGGACGAACACGGGATATTTCCCGACCAACAACGCATCCGCCGGCCTTCCAACAGGCGCGTCCATTAATGGCAAGTACGTCGACACTGTCAGCCTGCAGGACGGCGGCATCATCAAAGTAACTTATGCCACGCCGGACGCGAACGCCGTACTGACGGGTGAAAACCTCATTCTTTCCCCGCTCGACACGGGCGGTGCGATTTCATGGCGCTGCAGAGGCACCATCAGCCCTCAATATTTGCCTACGGCATGCCGGGGAGAATGA
- a CDS encoding NAD-dependent epimerase/dehydratase family protein, with the protein MTECIAVVGANGFIGSRLLAAFHAAGHRTHALSRRPPEIATEWTSMGDITPGPELATALESATCVVWAAGASTPASSALRPGSELELNLLPIIRFLEQAPMKHPLRVVYFSTGGAIYGDVSGLASESTVLEPKSYYSAGKAAAESFLSAWSHLGQHEVTILRPSNVYGPGQAYRPGFGIVPTAFHAIRTSEPVSVRGDGEAVRDYLYIDDLADLCLRVLAKPAQPGCRTFNASSAVGTSLNSLLSIITETTGSIVPRTWQPATPFDVRRIVPDNAAARAAFGWQPRIHLHEGILRAWREFQ; encoded by the coding sequence GTGACTGAGTGCATCGCTGTAGTCGGTGCCAACGGCTTCATAGGTTCACGCCTGCTTGCGGCCTTCCACGCCGCTGGGCACCGAACGCACGCGCTAAGCCGTCGGCCACCAGAAATTGCCACTGAGTGGACCTCGATGGGAGACATTACCCCAGGTCCGGAACTGGCAACTGCACTCGAAAGCGCAACGTGTGTTGTATGGGCTGCTGGTGCAAGCACCCCGGCCTCGAGCGCGCTCCGCCCAGGCAGTGAGCTGGAACTTAACCTGCTACCGATCATACGGTTCCTCGAACAGGCACCGATGAAGCATCCGCTGCGCGTCGTGTACTTCTCCACCGGCGGGGCCATCTATGGCGATGTAAGTGGCTTGGCCAGCGAGTCAACAGTGCTTGAGCCCAAGTCCTACTACAGTGCAGGCAAGGCGGCAGCGGAATCATTCCTTTCCGCATGGTCCCACCTTGGTCAGCACGAGGTGACAATTTTACGACCATCCAACGTATACGGCCCCGGCCAGGCGTATCGCCCAGGATTCGGTATTGTCCCCACGGCATTCCACGCCATTCGCACGTCGGAACCGGTTTCCGTGCGAGGGGATGGCGAGGCGGTCCGCGACTATCTCTACATCGATGACCTGGCGGACCTTTGCCTACGCGTCCTTGCAAAGCCAGCGCAACCCGGGTGCCGTACCTTCAATGCATCCAGTGCCGTGGGCACTTCGCTTAACAGCCTTCTAAGCATCATTACCGAAACGACGGGAAGCATCGTGCCACGTACATGGCAACCCGCCACGCCCTTCGACGTGAGACGCATCGTGCCAGATAACGCTGCAGCCCGCGCAGCATTCGGCTGGCAGCCACGGATTCATTT
- a CDS encoding glycosyltransferase family 4 protein, with the protein MSNPELAPLRVLLTSTSYPSSEGDWRGVFMRHLVSALARRNDVALSIWAPPGPLPAEITSIATAGETAMLTQLMTEGGVSHLLRNHRVRGALAALRLLAALRRAYRAGSPEVYHVNWLQCLLPLPTNGVPLLVTVLGNDMRLLRIPGMVKIVRRAMRGRRVTISPNSEWMQPHLQTLFGDIAAVHPVPFGIEPHWYALARKPSSNASWLLVTRLTKRKLGPIFTWGHSLFGPGTGRVLHVLGPMQEPIDLPEWIQYHGPATPTDLREHWFPMATGLLSLSEHDEGRPQVMLEAMASGLPVVASRLSAHVDLIRDGIDGMIVDTPDAFAHAIIRTEDPALNSALSAAARERMRELFGTWDDCAARYASHYRRMIEEQTGD; encoded by the coding sequence ATGTCGAATCCTGAACTCGCCCCACTGCGCGTCCTGCTAACCAGCACCTCCTACCCCTCCAGCGAGGGCGACTGGCGCGGTGTATTTATGCGCCACCTGGTCTCGGCGCTGGCGCGACGGAACGACGTCGCCTTGTCGATCTGGGCGCCACCAGGCCCACTGCCGGCAGAAATTACGTCCATTGCCACGGCCGGGGAAACGGCCATGCTCACTCAGCTCATGACTGAGGGAGGAGTCTCGCATTTACTGCGAAATCACCGCGTGCGTGGGGCATTGGCGGCATTACGTCTGCTTGCAGCGCTACGGCGGGCTTATCGCGCCGGCTCTCCTGAGGTTTACCACGTGAACTGGCTGCAGTGCCTCTTGCCACTGCCTACTAATGGCGTTCCGCTATTGGTGACGGTGCTCGGCAATGACATGAGGCTGTTGCGGATACCCGGCATGGTCAAAATCGTGCGCCGCGCAATGCGTGGGCGCCGCGTCACTATCAGTCCGAACTCCGAATGGATGCAACCTCATCTGCAAACGTTGTTCGGTGACATAGCGGCTGTACATCCCGTGCCATTCGGTATTGAGCCTCACTGGTATGCCTTGGCACGGAAGCCTTCCAGCAATGCGTCATGGCTTCTCGTTACGCGACTCACCAAGCGCAAGCTAGGCCCCATCTTTACCTGGGGACATTCCTTATTCGGACCGGGAACCGGACGAGTGCTGCATGTACTTGGCCCCATGCAAGAGCCAATCGATCTTCCAGAATGGATCCAGTATCACGGGCCGGCCACACCGACGGATCTTCGCGAGCACTGGTTTCCGATGGCAACAGGCTTGCTATCCCTAAGCGAACACGATGAAGGAAGGCCACAGGTCATGCTCGAAGCAATGGCCTCCGGACTACCGGTCGTGGCGTCGAGACTTAGCGCGCACGTCGATCTGATTCGCGATGGGATCGATGGCATGATCGTGGATACGCCAGACGCTTTCGCTCATGCGATTATTCGCACTGAAGACCCCGCCCTGAACTCTGCACTCAGCGCCGCGGCGCGCGAGAGGATGCGAGAACTTTTTGGTACATGGGACGATTGCGCAGCTCGATATGCATCACATTATCGCCGGATGATCGAGGAGCAGACGGGTGACTGA